The Pieris brassicae chromosome 6, ilPieBrab1.1, whole genome shotgun sequence genome window below encodes:
- the LOC123711141 gene encoding pyridine nucleotide-disulfide oxidoreductase domain-containing protein 1 isoform X2 codes for MVVVGNGGIASEIIHAIRGIEKIWVVRDEYISATFVDPGAAEFLQDSVKNYQEKQENTVLRRHIFSEEDKLVSVNKNLKSAALGPDWYRKLENVISSEGKQELEIIYKSEVEYVIEKENTEYPLYVKLSNGKAIECDFVISATGVEPAVNFTWDEEPVFGKDGGIAVNELQQTSIPHVFAAGDVASASWEHSAHWFQLRLWTQARQMGAMAAKAMHAKINKEDVLQDFCFELFTHCTTLFGHRVVLLGKYNGQGLDKKYEILLRVTHGHEYIKFVLQNGKLQGAILIGETDLEEMCENLILDQIDLTPYGDDILNPDIDIDDYFD; via the coding sequence ATGGTAGTAGTTGGAAATGGTGGAATTGCATCTGAAATCATTCATGCTATTAGAGGAATAGAAAAAATCTGGGTTGTTAGAGATGAATATATTTCAGCAACATTTGTAGATCCAGGTGCAGCTGAATTTTTACAAGATTCTGTAAAGAACTATCAAGAGAAACAGGAAAATACTGTCTTAAGAAGACATATTTTCAGTGAAGAGGATAAATTGGtatcagtaaataaaaatcttaaatctGCTGCTTTGGGACCTGATTGGTATAGAAAGTTGGAAAATGTTATAAGTAGTGAGGGGAAACAGGAATtggaaataatttacaaatcagAAGTTgaatatgttatagaaaaagaaaacacagaaTACCCTCTTTATGTCAAACTTTCAAATGGGAAAGCAATAGAAtgtgattttgttatttcagcTACTGGGGTTGAGCCAGCTGTCAACTTTACTTGGGATGAGGAGCCAGTTTTTGGCAAAGATGGAGGCATAGCAGTTAATGAACTGCAACAGACATCAATTCCCCATGTGTTTGCTGCTGGAGATGTGGCAAGTGCATCATGGGAACATTCTGCTCATTGGTTTCAACTTCGACTGTGGACACAAGCTAGGCAAATGGGGGCTATGGCTGCTAAGGCAATGCAtgccaaaattaataaagaagaTGTTTTGCAAGATTTTTGTTTCGAGCTATTTACACATTGCACTACTCTTTTTGGTCATCGAGTAGTGTTGCTTGGTAAATATAATGGACAGGgacttgataaaaaatatgagaTTCTACTCCGAGTAACTCATGGTCATGAGTATATAaagtttgttttacaaaatggtaAACTCCAAGGTGCTATTTTAATTGGTGAAACAGACCTTGAAGAAATGTGTGAAAATTTAATACTAGATCAAATTGATTTAACCCCATATGGTGATGATATTCTTAATCCTGATATAGACATTGatgattattttgattaa
- the LOC123711141 gene encoding pyridine nucleotide-disulfide oxidoreductase domain-containing protein 1 isoform X1 — MSKLNSKYLIVGGGIAGVTCVETLAILHPGATLIIITASSLVKNVSNITFYAKTIVKFDVSETEASSLKKIHPNLHIVYDSLRHVDTTHKIAYTDGGIEITFEAICICTGGIPKLISDSKKISRIIGIRDTESVEHFQEKLRNGRRMVVVGNGGIASEIIHAIRGIEKIWVVRDEYISATFVDPGAAEFLQDSVKNYQEKQENTVLRRHIFSEEDKLVSVNKNLKSAALGPDWYRKLENVISSEGKQELEIIYKSEVEYVIEKENTEYPLYVKLSNGKAIECDFVISATGVEPAVNFTWDEEPVFGKDGGIAVNELQQTSIPHVFAAGDVASASWEHSAHWFQLRLWTQARQMGAMAAKAMHAKINKEDVLQDFCFELFTHCTTLFGHRVVLLGKYNGQGLDKKYEILLRVTHGHEYIKFVLQNGKLQGAILIGETDLEEMCENLILDQIDLTPYGDDILNPDIDIDDYFD, encoded by the coding sequence AtgtctaaattaaattcaaagtatttaattGTTGGAGGTGGAATAGCTGGAGTAACTTGTGTAGAAACTTTAGCAATACTACATCCGGGCGCTACTCTTATCATTATAACTGCATCTTCTTTAGTCAAAAATGTTAgcaatattactttttatgcAAAAACAATAGTGAAATTTGATGTGTCTGAAACTGAAGCAAGCTCGTTGAAAAAAATTCATCCTAATCTTCATATTGTTTATGATTCTCTAAGACATGTAGATACCACACATAAAATTGCATATACTGATGGAGGTATAGAAATAACTTTTGAAGCCATATGCATATGTACTGGGGGTATTCCTAAACTAATATCAGATTCTAAAAAGATTAGCAGAATTATTGGCATAAGAGATACTGAATCTGTTGAACATTTTCAGGAAAAGTTAAGAAATGGACGTAGGATGGTAGTAGTTGGAAATGGTGGAATTGCATCTGAAATCATTCATGCTATTAGAGGAATAGAAAAAATCTGGGTTGTTAGAGATGAATATATTTCAGCAACATTTGTAGATCCAGGTGCAGCTGAATTTTTACAAGATTCTGTAAAGAACTATCAAGAGAAACAGGAAAATACTGTCTTAAGAAGACATATTTTCAGTGAAGAGGATAAATTGGtatcagtaaataaaaatcttaaatctGCTGCTTTGGGACCTGATTGGTATAGAAAGTTGGAAAATGTTATAAGTAGTGAGGGGAAACAGGAATtggaaataatttacaaatcagAAGTTgaatatgttatagaaaaagaaaacacagaaTACCCTCTTTATGTCAAACTTTCAAATGGGAAAGCAATAGAAtgtgattttgttatttcagcTACTGGGGTTGAGCCAGCTGTCAACTTTACTTGGGATGAGGAGCCAGTTTTTGGCAAAGATGGAGGCATAGCAGTTAATGAACTGCAACAGACATCAATTCCCCATGTGTTTGCTGCTGGAGATGTGGCAAGTGCATCATGGGAACATTCTGCTCATTGGTTTCAACTTCGACTGTGGACACAAGCTAGGCAAATGGGGGCTATGGCTGCTAAGGCAATGCAtgccaaaattaataaagaagaTGTTTTGCAAGATTTTTGTTTCGAGCTATTTACACATTGCACTACTCTTTTTGGTCATCGAGTAGTGTTGCTTGGTAAATATAATGGACAGGgacttgataaaaaatatgagaTTCTACTCCGAGTAACTCATGGTCATGAGTATATAaagtttgttttacaaaatggtaAACTCCAAGGTGCTATTTTAATTGGTGAAACAGACCTTGAAGAAATGTGTGAAAATTTAATACTAGATCAAATTGATTTAACCCCATATGGTGATGATATTCTTAATCCTGATATAGACATTGatgattattttgattaa
- the LOC123711123 gene encoding beta-1,3-galactosyltransferase 5-like, whose product MSGWGTGASGALRRSPALLLMLFAALLLLLLAARAPPAPPAPLRPRPLPLAVAPPAVPVNVTHRAPANGTVKPATRPADRVTRAPGAPLVSDIYEAGHERPHPELCPALGAHVKVLIMVTSAPGHARARDAIRLTWGHFAARRDVAFAFALGRPPSALRPALDAEDALYGDLVVGRSVDSYSNLTLKTLSILEWADTYCPRAPRLLKTDDDMFINVPRLLRFAAARVNATNTIWGKVVKKSLPKRTSKSKYFVPVEQFAGAVFPEFATGPAYLLTADAVRTLRAAAARRPYLRLEDVFVTGVVASAASVRRVHAPEFLNRKAPAHPCALQRALSLHMVQFHEQFDLWRKLLDGKTKCAG is encoded by the coding sequence ATGTCCGGGTGGGGGACGGGAGCTTCGGGCGCCCTGCGGCGCTCGCCCGCCTTGCTGCTCATGCTGTTCGCGGCGCTGCTGCTGCTTTTGCTGGCCGCGCGTGCACCGCCTGCCCCGCCGGCGCCGCTGCGGCCGCGTCCGCTGCCGCTCGCCGTCGCCCCGCCCGCCGTGCCCGTCAACGTCACGCACCGGGCGCCCGCCAACGGAACGGTGAAGCCGGCGACGCGACCCGCCGACAGAGTGACTCGGGCACCGGGCGCGCCGCTCGTGAGCGACATCTACGAGGCGGGACACGAGCGGCCCCACCCCGAGCTGTGCCCGGCGCTAGGCGCGCACGTCAAGGTGCTCATCATGGTGACGTCGGCACCGGGGCACGCGCGCGCACGTGACGCAATCCGGCTCACGTGGGGTCACTTCGCAGCTCGGCGCGACGTCGCATTTGCGTTCGCGCTCGGTCGACCTCCGTCGGCGCTGCGCCCCGCTCTCGACGCCGAGGACGCGCTCTACGGTGACCTCGTCGTTGGACGTTCCGTCGATTCGTATTCGAACCTCACACTCAAGACGCTGTCGATCCTCGAGTGGGCCGACACGTACTGCCCGCGCGCGCCGCGACTCCTCAAGACCGACGACGACATGTTCATCAACGTGCCGCGGCTGTTGCGCTTCGCTGCGGCGCGCGTCAACGCAACGAACACCATCTGGGGTAAGGTCGTTAAGAAGTCGCTGCCGAAGCGCACGAGCAAGTCGAAGTACTTCGTGCCGGTGGAGCAGTTCGCGGGCGCCGTATTCCCCGAATTCGCGACGGGCCCGGCCTACCTTCTGACGGCGGACGCCGTGCGCACGCTGAGGGCGGCGGCGGCGCGGCGTCCGTACCTACGCCTCGAGGACGTGTTCGTGACGGGCGTGGTCGCCTCGGCGGCGTCCGTGCGCCGCGTGCACGCGCCCGAGTTCCTGAACCGAAAGGCGCCCGCGCACCCGTGTGCGCTGCAACGCGCCCTCTCGCTGCACATGGTGCAGTTCCACGAGCAGTTTGACCTCTGGCGCAAACTGCTCGATGGCAAGACCAAGTGCGCCGGCTAG
- the LOC123710784 gene encoding chromaffin granule amine transporter-like isoform X1, with protein MTYSPLEPTSRTGAAAFLLVYCTLFLDNVLLTALVPILPEWSGAMAAPAVIRNGSTLALEAGEAGGEAAAAGAVLGARSAAQLACAPLAATMTTRVGPAATLRLAVLLLLAAAAWLSWCGSSVCAAGGAACLWCGAAGRVLQGSGGALGGVAGMALVSRAVSPARQQQALGASLGAVALGVLVGYPLGGATAALWSSAAPFHLVAGALLANLGLQYVYLKKPEYDKPAVDEPRSSAWGDCARGVWKDCGAGAGAVFLSTAVMAALEPCLPLWLERRFGAQRWELGVVFLPDSVAYLAATSVSAALCGGRGLRAQRVALMGLCSVALGGVLVAHACSLGVLAIAQASVGAGVGALDAALVPALLARSVSLPHAAALLQGAASAAYAVGPVAAGAVWWAAGFGATLRALAVANLLYAALLYHHFHDRPLPNQPGAIGSEDGKEGSGSELLPLSSPSP; from the exons ATGACGTACTCTCCGTTGGAGCCGACGAGTCGAACGGGTGCGGCCGCCTTCCTCCTCGTCTACTGCACACTATTCTTGGACAACGTTTTACTCACCGCACTCG TACCGATCCTGCCGGAGTGGAGTGGAGCGATGGCGGCGCCCGCCGTGATTCGCAACGGCTCGACGCTCGCGCTGGAGGCTGGCGAAGCAGGCGGCGAGGCGGCAGCGGCCGGCGCCGTGCTAGGCGCACGCTCGGCCGCTCAACTGGCGTGCGCACCCTTGGCAGCCACCATGACGACGCGCGTGGGGCCCGCTGCCACGCTGCGTCTCGCCGTGCTGCTACTACTCGCAGCCGCGGCGTGGCTATCTTGGTGCGGCAGCAGCGTCTGCGCGGCGGGTGGAGCGGCGTGCTTGTGGTGCGGCGCCGCGGGGCGCGTGCTGCAAGGGTCGGGCGGTGCGCTCGGTGGCGTGGCCGGGATGGCATTGGTGTCTCGAGCGGTGTCACCGGCGCGACAACAACAAGCTCTCGGCGCGTCACTCGGTGCCGTCGCTCTAG GTGTGCTCGTGGGATATCCGCTGGGCGGCGCGACTGCCGCTCTGTGGAGTTCGGCAGCGCCGTTCCACCTCGTCGCCGGCGCGCTGCTCGCGAACCTCG gaTTGCAATACGTCTATTTGAAAAAACCCGAATACGATAAG cCAGCCGTCGACGAGCCTCGGAGCTCGGCGTGGGGAGACTGTGCGCGAGGCGTGTGGAAAGATTGCGGAGCGGGTGCGGGTGCGGTGTTCCTGAGCACCGCCGTCATGGCGGCACTCGAACCCTGTTTGCCGCTGTGGTTGGAGCGTCGCTTCGGTGCCCAG CGTTGGGAGCTGGGTGTGGTGTTCCTGCCAGATAGCGTGGCGTACCTGGCAGCGACAAGCGTCTCGGCGGCGCTGTGCGGCGGACGCGGGTTGCGGGCTCAGCGGGTGGCGCTGATGGGGCTTTGTAGCGTGGCGTTAGGCGGCGTTCTCGTAGCGCACGCATGTTCTTTGGGGGTATTGGCGATAGCGCAAGCCAGCGTAGGCGCTGGCGTCGGTGCGTTAGACGCGGCCCTGGTGCCCGCGCTGCTTGCACGTTCCGTCAGTCTGCCGCACGCCGCCGCGCTGCTACAGGGCGCCGCCAGTGCTGCCTACGCCGTGGGGCCCGTGGCAGCTGGAGCCGTGTGGTGGGCGGCGGGCTTTGGCGCCACTCTGCGAGCGTTGGCCGTCGCCAACCTACTGTATGCGGCGCTGCTGTACCACCATTTCCATGATCGTCCCCTACCCAATCAG CCTGGGGCTATTGGGAGTGAAGACGGGAAGGAGGGTTCCGGGTCGGAACTGTTGCCATTATCGTCCCCCTCGCCCTGA
- the LOC123710784 gene encoding chromaffin granule amine transporter-like isoform X2, whose protein sequence is MAAPAVIRNGSTLALEAGEAGGEAAAAGAVLGARSAAQLACAPLAATMTTRVGPAATLRLAVLLLLAAAAWLSWCGSSVCAAGGAACLWCGAAGRVLQGSGGALGGVAGMALVSRAVSPARQQQALGASLGAVALGVLVGYPLGGATAALWSSAAPFHLVAGALLANLGLQYVYLKKPEYDKPAVDEPRSSAWGDCARGVWKDCGAGAGAVFLSTAVMAALEPCLPLWLERRFGAQRWELGVVFLPDSVAYLAATSVSAALCGGRGLRAQRVALMGLCSVALGGVLVAHACSLGVLAIAQASVGAGVGALDAALVPALLARSVSLPHAAALLQGAASAAYAVGPVAAGAVWWAAGFGATLRALAVANLLYAALLYHHFHDRPLPNQPGAIGSEDGKEGSGSELLPLSSPSP, encoded by the exons ATGGCGGCGCCCGCCGTGATTCGCAACGGCTCGACGCTCGCGCTGGAGGCTGGCGAAGCAGGCGGCGAGGCGGCAGCGGCCGGCGCCGTGCTAGGCGCACGCTCGGCCGCTCAACTGGCGTGCGCACCCTTGGCAGCCACCATGACGACGCGCGTGGGGCCCGCTGCCACGCTGCGTCTCGCCGTGCTGCTACTACTCGCAGCCGCGGCGTGGCTATCTTGGTGCGGCAGCAGCGTCTGCGCGGCGGGTGGAGCGGCGTGCTTGTGGTGCGGCGCCGCGGGGCGCGTGCTGCAAGGGTCGGGCGGTGCGCTCGGTGGCGTGGCCGGGATGGCATTGGTGTCTCGAGCGGTGTCACCGGCGCGACAACAACAAGCTCTCGGCGCGTCACTCGGTGCCGTCGCTCTAG GTGTGCTCGTGGGATATCCGCTGGGCGGCGCGACTGCCGCTCTGTGGAGTTCGGCAGCGCCGTTCCACCTCGTCGCCGGCGCGCTGCTCGCGAACCTCG gaTTGCAATACGTCTATTTGAAAAAACCCGAATACGATAAG cCAGCCGTCGACGAGCCTCGGAGCTCGGCGTGGGGAGACTGTGCGCGAGGCGTGTGGAAAGATTGCGGAGCGGGTGCGGGTGCGGTGTTCCTGAGCACCGCCGTCATGGCGGCACTCGAACCCTGTTTGCCGCTGTGGTTGGAGCGTCGCTTCGGTGCCCAG CGTTGGGAGCTGGGTGTGGTGTTCCTGCCAGATAGCGTGGCGTACCTGGCAGCGACAAGCGTCTCGGCGGCGCTGTGCGGCGGACGCGGGTTGCGGGCTCAGCGGGTGGCGCTGATGGGGCTTTGTAGCGTGGCGTTAGGCGGCGTTCTCGTAGCGCACGCATGTTCTTTGGGGGTATTGGCGATAGCGCAAGCCAGCGTAGGCGCTGGCGTCGGTGCGTTAGACGCGGCCCTGGTGCCCGCGCTGCTTGCACGTTCCGTCAGTCTGCCGCACGCCGCCGCGCTGCTACAGGGCGCCGCCAGTGCTGCCTACGCCGTGGGGCCCGTGGCAGCTGGAGCCGTGTGGTGGGCGGCGGGCTTTGGCGCCACTCTGCGAGCGTTGGCCGTCGCCAACCTACTGTATGCGGCGCTGCTGTACCACCATTTCCATGATCGTCCCCTACCCAATCAG CCTGGGGCTATTGGGAGTGAAGACGGGAAGGAGGGTTCCGGGTCGGAACTGTTGCCATTATCGTCCCCCTCGCCCTGA
- the LOC123710785 gene encoding outer dense fiber protein 3-like protein 2 produces the protein MACIKPLGPGPGAYRLPTTVGFPAHDPSRNRSPMYSFGTNGGARIKQLGPGPAYRIDRITRDGIVTSPAWSFGARLPGRPAQRIPGPGAHAPERCPPTRDPRAPQYSMGARLGYAVKRPGPAPNAYALRLGPGSPAYTMGARVGFSLKPRSPGPAVYFQRDTDVYRTRAPVFSLAARSEGAGKPTKTPGPAAYPPHLYNTKKNPYAYSFGTKHGDYACPMIIKEDTMDCL, from the exons ATGGCGTGTATAAAACCGTTAG GCCCCGGGCCGGGCGCGTACCGACTGCCCACCACGGTGGGCTTCCCCGCCCACGACCCGTCCCGAAACCGCAGCCCCATGTATTCGTTCGGCACCAACGGAGGAGCGCGAATTAAGCAGCTCGGACCCGGGCCCGCATACCGCATCGACCGCATCACCCGCGACGGTATCGTCACATCGCCCGCGTGGTCCTTCGGCGCCCGTCTGCCGGGCCGGCCTGCACAGCGCATTCCGGGTCCCGGGGCGCACGCCCCCGAGCGGTGCCCGCCCACGCGCGATCCTCGAGCGCCACAGTACTCGATGGGCGCGCGGCTGGGCTACGCGGTGAAACGGCCGGGTCCGGCGCCCAACGCTTACGCGCTGCGCCTGGGCCCGGGCAGTCCCGCCTACACGATGGGGGCGCGCGTCGGCTTTTCACTCAAGCCGCGCTCGCCGGGTCCCGCCGTGTACTTCCAGCGGGACACGGACGTTTACCGCACGCGGGCGCCCGTGTTCAGTCTCGCGGCGCGCTCGGAGGGCGCTGGCAAACCTACGAAGACGCCCGGCCCCGCCGCCTACCCTCCCCACTTGTACAACACCAAAAAG AATCCCTACGCCTATTCCTTCGGCACGAAGCACGGCGACTACGCGTGTCCCATGATCATAAAGGAGGACACCATGGACTGCCTCTAG
- the LOC123710787 gene encoding 39S ribosomal protein L54, mitochondrial, whose product MSCHLIRILSLNYGSVGTCSFITIPKYRMHTDVTRHAVKKTTSAAGGVLGLGRGKKKVGKVSAMEKKQLPVESDPEKLVNYVCGSNIYLTGEDVKIKDDREYPDWLWTLNRGAAPRIEELDPNTKEYWMRVRAAGMRRNNKLRSMRKF is encoded by the exons atgtcGTGTCATTTAATTCGTATACTGTCCCTAAATTACGGGTCAGTAGGAACTTGTTCGTTCATCACGATACCAAAATATCGAATGCATACGGATGTTACTAGACATGCTGTAAAGAAAACAACCTCGGCTGCTGgag GTGTGTTGGGTTTGGGTCGAGGTAAGAAGAAAGTGGGCAAAGTTAGTGCTATGGAGAAAAAGCAGCTTCCAGTTGAGTCAGATCCTGAAAAACTAGTAAATTATGTTTGTGGCTCTAATATTTATCTCACTGGTGAAGATGTCAAG ATAAAAGATGACAGAGAGTACCCCGATTGGCTGTGGACTTTAAACAGAGGAGCTGCACCTCGTATTGAAGAACTGGACCCCAACACAAAAGAATACTGGATGAGAGTTAGGGCTGCTGGAATGAGGAGAAACAATAAACTGCGATCAATGagaaaattttag